Proteins from a single region of Echeneis naucrates chromosome 14, fEcheNa1.1, whole genome shotgun sequence:
- the brd8a gene encoding bromodomain-containing protein 8 isoform X4 encodes MANGVGKHKVLVIGPPEPWSVREKLCLATSVMKSGDQNWVSVSRAIKPFAEPGRPPDWFSQKHCASKYSELLETTEAPKRKRGEKGEVVETVVDVIVRRLTAERIEELKKLIKDTQEKHRKLRREAELIQAGHLDCKLEELWEETLQKKKLEEEEAELKRKNIDAAYQARQVAKSAPKRVPGMTMRSPSGYSSPSQEFSPGDPLESLTLDLAPTKNASESIKLMAFTESSGLGSDDIGHGSLLEDPTQKKPLGQKATPPPSPLLSELLKKGSILASNSRLIGDSDVSTGSITGAHDLQLAPPTQPLSHATGAPMLSRLLEAGPTRFSASLGFMVNTDSASSIPLSTVTALPVGSTDSAISEDKVSGLSEEDVTVSYMGDELDLKTVGDIIAIIEDKADEAAEALDAAAVEAALSLCEENGHALSGAWEAGPFQPHGSHSSVPTGIPQSASLHCSLAGKTELLEVQDETSAALSSLCNSQDSCLAVFPIGLRSIPPTTSSSCNLKSMELCHTGAPPHPEGIKETGEVVHPKSQISLGVSIKCESEKWAQQRPRKSHSADAVLEDSPPTERQPKDMKAENGNSVGGRENASGTEVDSEVNGPEACGEEEGDGVEGFLSEPDGEMELEPAASESEDGYSLHTASSSLQLHTTADSIPSSPASSQFSVCSEDLEALQAHKIWKKAIMLVWRAAANHRYANVFLQPVTDEIAPGYHSIVHRPMDLATIKKNIETGLIRTTAEFQRDIMLMFQNAVMYNSLDHDVYHMALEMQRDVLEQIQQFLATQLIMETSESGISAKSLRGRESTRKQDSTDKDTVSMSSPAFLLSLFDGGTRGRRCAIEADLKMKK; translated from the exons ATGGCAAACGGGGTTGGAA AACACAAGGTGCTTGTCATTGGCCCACCAGAGCCATGGTCAGTGAGAGAGAAGCTGTGTTTGGCCACATCTGTCATGAAGAGTGGAGACCAGAACTG GGTATCTGTCAGTCGAGCTATCAAACCATTTGCAGAACCTGGGCGACCACCTGACTGGTTTTCTCAAAAG CACTGTGCCTCCAAATACTCTGAGCTCCTGGAAACAACAGAGGCCCCAAA GAGGAAGCGTGGTGAGAAAGGTGAAGTGGTGGAGACGGTGGTGGATGTGATAGTACGCAGGCTGACAGCTGAAAGGATTGAAGAATTAAAAAAGTTGATCAAAGATACACAAGAGAAGCACAG AAAGCTGAGGAGAGAGGCTGAGCTGATTCAAGCTGGGCATCTAGATTGCAAGCTAGAAGAGTTATGGGAAGAAACTTTGCA gaagaaaaaactggaggaagaggaagcagagctaaaaagaaaaaacatagaTGCTGCTTATCAGG CCAGGCAGGTGGCAAAAAGTGCACCTAAGCGGGTGCCCGGTATGACCATGCGTTCGCCCTCAGGATATAGCTCCCCAAGCCAGGAATTCTCACCAGGTGACCCACTCGAGAGCCTGACTCTGGATCTTGCACCCACAAAGAAT GCTTCCGAATCAATAAAGCTAATGGCATTTACTGAGTCATCTGGCCTTGGTAGTGATGACATCGGTCATGGGTCACTTCTAGAGGATCCCACTCAAAAGAAACCCCTGGGTCAGAAAGCCACACCGCCACCATCCCCCCTCCTGTCAGAGTTACTGAAAAAAGGCAGTATCTTGGCGTCTAATTCCAGACTG ATTGGGGACAGTGATGTATCCACTGGTAGTATAACTGGAGCACATGACTTACAGCTGGCTCCACCTACTCAACCTCTCTCTCATGCAACAG GTGCCCCAATGTTGTCCCGTTTACTGGAGGCAGGTCCAACCCGGTTTTCTGCCTCATTAGGTTTCATGGTCAATACAGACTCAGCCTCCAGTATTCCTCTCTCTACTGTAACTGCACTTCCTGTTGGCTCTACTGACTCAGCCATTTCAG AGGATAAAGTATCGGGGCTCAGTGAAGAGGATGTGACTGTGTCCTACATGGGAGATGAGCTGGACCTGAAAACAGTCGGGGACATTATTGCCATCATTGAAGACAAG GCAGATGAGGCAGCAGAGGCTTTGGATGCAGCTGCAGTTGAAGCTGCGCTGTCCCTGTGTGAGGAAAATGGCCATGCACTGTCTGGTGCCTGGGAGGCTGGACCTTTCCAGCCTCATGGGTCTCACTCCTCAGTGCCCACAGGCATCCCACAGTCTGCATCTCTTCACTGTAGTCTGGCAGGGAAGACAGAACTGTTAGAAGTTCAGGATGAGACTTCAGCTGCACTCTCCTCGCTTTGCAACAGTCAAGATAGCTGTCTTGCAGTATTCCCCATTGGCCTAAGAAGCATTCCTCCCACCACCTCATCCTCGTGCAACCTGAAGAGTATGGAGCTCTGCCACACTGGAGCACCTCCACATCCTGAGGGAATCAAAGAGACTGGAGAGGTGGTCCACCCAAAAAGCCAAATTTCATTGGGTGTTAGTATAAAATGTGAGAGTGAGAAGTGGGCACAGCAAAGACCAAGAAAATCCCATTCAG CAGATGCTGTATTAGAAGATAGCCCTCCAACAGAAAGGCAGCCCAAG GACATGAAGGCCGAGAATGGAAATAGTGTTGGGGGAAGAGAGAATGCCTCAGGGACTGAAGTGGACAGTGAGGTCAATGGGCCAGAAGCgtgtggagaagaggaaggtgatGGGGTTGAGGGATTCTTGTCAGAGCCTGACGGTGAGATGGAGCTAGAACCCGCCGCAAGTGAGAGTGAAGATGGGTACAGCCTGCACACGGCGTCCTCATCTCTCCAGCTCCACACAACCGCTGACTCCATCCCCAGCAGCCCTGCCTCGTCGCAGTT TTCTGTGTGCAGCGAGGACCTGGAAGCGCTACAGGCTCACAAGATCTGGAAGAAAGCCATTATGCTGGTGTGGcgtgcagcagccaatcacag GTATGCTAATGTCTTCCTACAACCAGTGACAGATGAAATTGCACCTGGATATCACAGTATAGTGCACAG GCCCATGGACCTGGCCACTATCAAAAAGAACATTGAGACAGGTTTGATTCGTACCACTGCTGAATTCCAGAGGGACatcatgctgatgtttcagAACGCTGTCATGTACAACAGCCTGGATCATGACGTGTACCACATGGCTCTGGAGATGCAGCGTGATGTCCTGGAGCAGATCCAACAGTTTCTAGCTACGCAGCTCATCATGGAGACTTCAGAGTCTGGTATCAGCGCCAAGAGTCTGAGGGGCCGTGAGAGCACACGCAAACAGGACTCTACTGACAAG GACACTGTCTCCATGTCTTCTCCTgccttcctcctttctctcttt GATGGAGGCACCAGGGGGCGCCGTTGTGCCATAGAAGCTGacctgaagatgaagaaatga
- the brd8a gene encoding bromodomain-containing protein 8 isoform X9, translating into MANGVGKHKVLVIGPPEPWSVREKLCLATSVMKSGDQNWVSVSRAIKPFAEPGRPPDWFSQKHCASKYSELLETTEAPKRKRGEKGEVVETVVDVIVRRLTAERIEELKKLIKDTQEKHRKLRREAELIQAGHLDCKLEELWEETLQKKKLEEEEAELKRKNIDAAYQARQVAKSAPKRVPGMTMRSPSGYSSPSQEFSPGDPLESLTLDLAPTKNASESIKLMAFTESSGLGSDDIGHGSLLEDPTQKKPLGQKATPPPSPLLSELLKKGSILASNSRLIGDSDVSTGSITGAHDLQLAPPTQPLSHATGAPMLSRLLEAGPTRFSASLGFMVNTDSASSIPLSTVTALPVGSTDSAISEDKVSGLSEEDVTVSYMGDELDLKTVGDIIAIIEDKADEAAEALDAAAVEAALSLCEENGHALSGAWEAGPFQPHGSHSSVPTGIPQSASLHCSLAGKTELLEVQDETSAALSSLCNSQDSCLAVFPIGLRSIPPTTSSSCNLKSMELCHTGAPPHPEGIKETGEVVHPKSQISLGVSIKCESEKWAQQRPRKSHSADAVLEDSPPTERQPKDMKAENGNSVGGRENASGTEVDSEVNGPEACGEEEGDGVEGFLSEPDGEMELEPAASESEDGYSLHTASSSLQLHTTADSIPSSPASSQFSVCSEDLEALQAHKIWKKAIMLVWRAAANHRYANVFLQPVTDEIAPGYHSIVHRPMDLATIKKNIETGLIRTTAEFQRDIMLMFQNAVMYNSLDHDVYHMALEMQRDVLEQIQQFLATQLIMETSESGISAKSLRGRESTRKQDSTDKDGGTRGRRCAIEADLKMKK; encoded by the exons ATGGCAAACGGGGTTGGAA AACACAAGGTGCTTGTCATTGGCCCACCAGAGCCATGGTCAGTGAGAGAGAAGCTGTGTTTGGCCACATCTGTCATGAAGAGTGGAGACCAGAACTG GGTATCTGTCAGTCGAGCTATCAAACCATTTGCAGAACCTGGGCGACCACCTGACTGGTTTTCTCAAAAG CACTGTGCCTCCAAATACTCTGAGCTCCTGGAAACAACAGAGGCCCCAAA GAGGAAGCGTGGTGAGAAAGGTGAAGTGGTGGAGACGGTGGTGGATGTGATAGTACGCAGGCTGACAGCTGAAAGGATTGAAGAATTAAAAAAGTTGATCAAAGATACACAAGAGAAGCACAG AAAGCTGAGGAGAGAGGCTGAGCTGATTCAAGCTGGGCATCTAGATTGCAAGCTAGAAGAGTTATGGGAAGAAACTTTGCA gaagaaaaaactggaggaagaggaagcagagctaaaaagaaaaaacatagaTGCTGCTTATCAGG CCAGGCAGGTGGCAAAAAGTGCACCTAAGCGGGTGCCCGGTATGACCATGCGTTCGCCCTCAGGATATAGCTCCCCAAGCCAGGAATTCTCACCAGGTGACCCACTCGAGAGCCTGACTCTGGATCTTGCACCCACAAAGAAT GCTTCCGAATCAATAAAGCTAATGGCATTTACTGAGTCATCTGGCCTTGGTAGTGATGACATCGGTCATGGGTCACTTCTAGAGGATCCCACTCAAAAGAAACCCCTGGGTCAGAAAGCCACACCGCCACCATCCCCCCTCCTGTCAGAGTTACTGAAAAAAGGCAGTATCTTGGCGTCTAATTCCAGACTG ATTGGGGACAGTGATGTATCCACTGGTAGTATAACTGGAGCACATGACTTACAGCTGGCTCCACCTACTCAACCTCTCTCTCATGCAACAG GTGCCCCAATGTTGTCCCGTTTACTGGAGGCAGGTCCAACCCGGTTTTCTGCCTCATTAGGTTTCATGGTCAATACAGACTCAGCCTCCAGTATTCCTCTCTCTACTGTAACTGCACTTCCTGTTGGCTCTACTGACTCAGCCATTTCAG AGGATAAAGTATCGGGGCTCAGTGAAGAGGATGTGACTGTGTCCTACATGGGAGATGAGCTGGACCTGAAAACAGTCGGGGACATTATTGCCATCATTGAAGACAAG GCAGATGAGGCAGCAGAGGCTTTGGATGCAGCTGCAGTTGAAGCTGCGCTGTCCCTGTGTGAGGAAAATGGCCATGCACTGTCTGGTGCCTGGGAGGCTGGACCTTTCCAGCCTCATGGGTCTCACTCCTCAGTGCCCACAGGCATCCCACAGTCTGCATCTCTTCACTGTAGTCTGGCAGGGAAGACAGAACTGTTAGAAGTTCAGGATGAGACTTCAGCTGCACTCTCCTCGCTTTGCAACAGTCAAGATAGCTGTCTTGCAGTATTCCCCATTGGCCTAAGAAGCATTCCTCCCACCACCTCATCCTCGTGCAACCTGAAGAGTATGGAGCTCTGCCACACTGGAGCACCTCCACATCCTGAGGGAATCAAAGAGACTGGAGAGGTGGTCCACCCAAAAAGCCAAATTTCATTGGGTGTTAGTATAAAATGTGAGAGTGAGAAGTGGGCACAGCAAAGACCAAGAAAATCCCATTCAG CAGATGCTGTATTAGAAGATAGCCCTCCAACAGAAAGGCAGCCCAAG GACATGAAGGCCGAGAATGGAAATAGTGTTGGGGGAAGAGAGAATGCCTCAGGGACTGAAGTGGACAGTGAGGTCAATGGGCCAGAAGCgtgtggagaagaggaaggtgatGGGGTTGAGGGATTCTTGTCAGAGCCTGACGGTGAGATGGAGCTAGAACCCGCCGCAAGTGAGAGTGAAGATGGGTACAGCCTGCACACGGCGTCCTCATCTCTCCAGCTCCACACAACCGCTGACTCCATCCCCAGCAGCCCTGCCTCGTCGCAGTT TTCTGTGTGCAGCGAGGACCTGGAAGCGCTACAGGCTCACAAGATCTGGAAGAAAGCCATTATGCTGGTGTGGcgtgcagcagccaatcacag GTATGCTAATGTCTTCCTACAACCAGTGACAGATGAAATTGCACCTGGATATCACAGTATAGTGCACAG GCCCATGGACCTGGCCACTATCAAAAAGAACATTGAGACAGGTTTGATTCGTACCACTGCTGAATTCCAGAGGGACatcatgctgatgtttcagAACGCTGTCATGTACAACAGCCTGGATCATGACGTGTACCACATGGCTCTGGAGATGCAGCGTGATGTCCTGGAGCAGATCCAACAGTTTCTAGCTACGCAGCTCATCATGGAGACTTCAGAGTCTGGTATCAGCGCCAAGAGTCTGAGGGGCCGTGAGAGCACACGCAAACAGGACTCTACTGACAAG GATGGAGGCACCAGGGGGCGCCGTTGTGCCATAGAAGCTGacctgaagatgaagaaatga
- the brd8a gene encoding bromodomain-containing protein 8 isoform X8: MGRNFAEEKTGGRGSRAKKKKHRCCLSGYLLHLQVAKSAPKRVPGMTMRSPSGYSSPSQEFSPGDPLESLTLDLAPTKNASESIKLMAFTESSGLGSDDIGHGSLLEDPTQKKPLGQKATPPPSPLLSELLKKGSILASNSRLIGDSDVSTGSITGAHDLQLAPPTQPLSHATGAPMLSRLLEAGPTRFSASLGFMVNTDSASSIPLSTVTALPVGSTDSAISEDKVSGLSEEDVTVSYMGDELDLKTVGDIIAIIEDKADEAAEALDAAAVEAALSLCEENGHALSGAWEAGPFQPHGSHSSVPTGIPQSASLHCSLAGKTELLEVQDETSAALSSLCNSQDSCLAVFPIGLRSIPPTTSSSCNLKSMELCHTGAPPHPEGIKETGEVVHPKSQISLGVSIKCESEKWAQQRPRKSHSADAVLEDSPPTERQPKDMKAENGNSVGGRENASGTEVDSEVNGPEACGEEEGDGVEGFLSEPDGEMELEPAASESEDGYSLHTASSSLQLHTTADSIPSSPASSQFSVCSEDLEALQAHKIWKKAIMLVWRAAANHRYANVFLQPVTDEIAPGYHSIVHRPMDLATIKKNIETGLIRTTAEFQRDIMLMFQNAVMYNSLDHDVYHMALEMQRDVLEQIQQFLATQLIMETSESGISAKSLRGRESTRKQDSTDKDTVSMSSPAFLLSLFDGGTRGRRCAIEADLKMKK; the protein is encoded by the exons ATGGGAAGAAACTTTGCA gaagaaaaaactggaggaagaggaagcagagctaaaaagaaaaaacatagaTGCTGCTTATCAGGGTATCTCCTTCACTT GCAGGTGGCAAAAAGTGCACCTAAGCGGGTGCCCGGTATGACCATGCGTTCGCCCTCAGGATATAGCTCCCCAAGCCAGGAATTCTCACCAGGTGACCCACTCGAGAGCCTGACTCTGGATCTTGCACCCACAAAGAAT GCTTCCGAATCAATAAAGCTAATGGCATTTACTGAGTCATCTGGCCTTGGTAGTGATGACATCGGTCATGGGTCACTTCTAGAGGATCCCACTCAAAAGAAACCCCTGGGTCAGAAAGCCACACCGCCACCATCCCCCCTCCTGTCAGAGTTACTGAAAAAAGGCAGTATCTTGGCGTCTAATTCCAGACTG ATTGGGGACAGTGATGTATCCACTGGTAGTATAACTGGAGCACATGACTTACAGCTGGCTCCACCTACTCAACCTCTCTCTCATGCAACAG GTGCCCCAATGTTGTCCCGTTTACTGGAGGCAGGTCCAACCCGGTTTTCTGCCTCATTAGGTTTCATGGTCAATACAGACTCAGCCTCCAGTATTCCTCTCTCTACTGTAACTGCACTTCCTGTTGGCTCTACTGACTCAGCCATTTCAG AGGATAAAGTATCGGGGCTCAGTGAAGAGGATGTGACTGTGTCCTACATGGGAGATGAGCTGGACCTGAAAACAGTCGGGGACATTATTGCCATCATTGAAGACAAG GCAGATGAGGCAGCAGAGGCTTTGGATGCAGCTGCAGTTGAAGCTGCGCTGTCCCTGTGTGAGGAAAATGGCCATGCACTGTCTGGTGCCTGGGAGGCTGGACCTTTCCAGCCTCATGGGTCTCACTCCTCAGTGCCCACAGGCATCCCACAGTCTGCATCTCTTCACTGTAGTCTGGCAGGGAAGACAGAACTGTTAGAAGTTCAGGATGAGACTTCAGCTGCACTCTCCTCGCTTTGCAACAGTCAAGATAGCTGTCTTGCAGTATTCCCCATTGGCCTAAGAAGCATTCCTCCCACCACCTCATCCTCGTGCAACCTGAAGAGTATGGAGCTCTGCCACACTGGAGCACCTCCACATCCTGAGGGAATCAAAGAGACTGGAGAGGTGGTCCACCCAAAAAGCCAAATTTCATTGGGTGTTAGTATAAAATGTGAGAGTGAGAAGTGGGCACAGCAAAGACCAAGAAAATCCCATTCAG CAGATGCTGTATTAGAAGATAGCCCTCCAACAGAAAGGCAGCCCAAG GACATGAAGGCCGAGAATGGAAATAGTGTTGGGGGAAGAGAGAATGCCTCAGGGACTGAAGTGGACAGTGAGGTCAATGGGCCAGAAGCgtgtggagaagaggaaggtgatGGGGTTGAGGGATTCTTGTCAGAGCCTGACGGTGAGATGGAGCTAGAACCCGCCGCAAGTGAGAGTGAAGATGGGTACAGCCTGCACACGGCGTCCTCATCTCTCCAGCTCCACACAACCGCTGACTCCATCCCCAGCAGCCCTGCCTCGTCGCAGTT TTCTGTGTGCAGCGAGGACCTGGAAGCGCTACAGGCTCACAAGATCTGGAAGAAAGCCATTATGCTGGTGTGGcgtgcagcagccaatcacag GTATGCTAATGTCTTCCTACAACCAGTGACAGATGAAATTGCACCTGGATATCACAGTATAGTGCACAG GCCCATGGACCTGGCCACTATCAAAAAGAACATTGAGACAGGTTTGATTCGTACCACTGCTGAATTCCAGAGGGACatcatgctgatgtttcagAACGCTGTCATGTACAACAGCCTGGATCATGACGTGTACCACATGGCTCTGGAGATGCAGCGTGATGTCCTGGAGCAGATCCAACAGTTTCTAGCTACGCAGCTCATCATGGAGACTTCAGAGTCTGGTATCAGCGCCAAGAGTCTGAGGGGCCGTGAGAGCACACGCAAACAGGACTCTACTGACAAG GACACTGTCTCCATGTCTTCTCCTgccttcctcctttctctcttt GATGGAGGCACCAGGGGGCGCCGTTGTGCCATAGAAGCTGacctgaagatgaagaaatga
- the brd8a gene encoding bromodomain-containing protein 8 isoform X1 encodes MANGVGKHKVLVIGPPEPWSVREKLCLATSVMKSGDQNWVSVSRAIKPFAEPGRPPDWFSQKHCASKYSELLETTEAPKRKRGEKGEVVETVVDVIVRRLTAERIEELKKLIKDTQEKHRKLRREAELIQAGHLDCKLEELWEETLQKKKLEEEEAELKRKNIDAAYQGISFTSRQVAKSAPKRVPGMTMRSPSGYSSPSQEFSPGDPLESLTLDLAPTKNASESIKLMAFTESSGLGSDDIGHGSLLEDPTQKKPLGQKATPPPSPLLSELLKKGSILASNSRLIGDSDVSTGSITGAHDLQLAPPTQPLSHATGAPMLSRLLEAGPTRFSASLGFMVNTDSASSIPLSTVTALPVGSTDSAISEDKVSGLSEEDVTVSYMGDELDLKTVGDIIAIIEDKADEAAEALDAAAVEAALSLCEENGHALSGAWEAGPFQPHGSHSSVPTGIPQSASLHCSLAGKTELLEVQDETSAALSSLCNSQDSCLAVFPIGLRSIPPTTSSSCNLKSMELCHTGAPPHPEGIKETGEVVHPKSQISLGVSIKCESEKWAQQRPRKSHSADAVLEDSPPTERQPKDMKAENGNSVGGRENASGTEVDSEVNGPEACGEEEGDGVEGFLSEPDGEMELEPAASESEDGYSLHTASSSLQLHTTADSIPSSPASSQFSVCSEDLEALQAHKIWKKAIMLVWRAAANHRYANVFLQPVTDEIAPGYHSIVHRPMDLATIKKNIETGLIRTTAEFQRDIMLMFQNAVMYNSLDHDVYHMALEMQRDVLEQIQQFLATQLIMETSESGISAKSLRGRESTRKQDSTDKDTVSMSSPAFLLSLFDGGTRGRRCAIEADLKMKK; translated from the exons ATGGCAAACGGGGTTGGAA AACACAAGGTGCTTGTCATTGGCCCACCAGAGCCATGGTCAGTGAGAGAGAAGCTGTGTTTGGCCACATCTGTCATGAAGAGTGGAGACCAGAACTG GGTATCTGTCAGTCGAGCTATCAAACCATTTGCAGAACCTGGGCGACCACCTGACTGGTTTTCTCAAAAG CACTGTGCCTCCAAATACTCTGAGCTCCTGGAAACAACAGAGGCCCCAAA GAGGAAGCGTGGTGAGAAAGGTGAAGTGGTGGAGACGGTGGTGGATGTGATAGTACGCAGGCTGACAGCTGAAAGGATTGAAGAATTAAAAAAGTTGATCAAAGATACACAAGAGAAGCACAG AAAGCTGAGGAGAGAGGCTGAGCTGATTCAAGCTGGGCATCTAGATTGCAAGCTAGAAGAGTTATGGGAAGAAACTTTGCA gaagaaaaaactggaggaagaggaagcagagctaaaaagaaaaaacatagaTGCTGCTTATCAGGGTATCTCCTTCACTT CCAGGCAGGTGGCAAAAAGTGCACCTAAGCGGGTGCCCGGTATGACCATGCGTTCGCCCTCAGGATATAGCTCCCCAAGCCAGGAATTCTCACCAGGTGACCCACTCGAGAGCCTGACTCTGGATCTTGCACCCACAAAGAAT GCTTCCGAATCAATAAAGCTAATGGCATTTACTGAGTCATCTGGCCTTGGTAGTGATGACATCGGTCATGGGTCACTTCTAGAGGATCCCACTCAAAAGAAACCCCTGGGTCAGAAAGCCACACCGCCACCATCCCCCCTCCTGTCAGAGTTACTGAAAAAAGGCAGTATCTTGGCGTCTAATTCCAGACTG ATTGGGGACAGTGATGTATCCACTGGTAGTATAACTGGAGCACATGACTTACAGCTGGCTCCACCTACTCAACCTCTCTCTCATGCAACAG GTGCCCCAATGTTGTCCCGTTTACTGGAGGCAGGTCCAACCCGGTTTTCTGCCTCATTAGGTTTCATGGTCAATACAGACTCAGCCTCCAGTATTCCTCTCTCTACTGTAACTGCACTTCCTGTTGGCTCTACTGACTCAGCCATTTCAG AGGATAAAGTATCGGGGCTCAGTGAAGAGGATGTGACTGTGTCCTACATGGGAGATGAGCTGGACCTGAAAACAGTCGGGGACATTATTGCCATCATTGAAGACAAG GCAGATGAGGCAGCAGAGGCTTTGGATGCAGCTGCAGTTGAAGCTGCGCTGTCCCTGTGTGAGGAAAATGGCCATGCACTGTCTGGTGCCTGGGAGGCTGGACCTTTCCAGCCTCATGGGTCTCACTCCTCAGTGCCCACAGGCATCCCACAGTCTGCATCTCTTCACTGTAGTCTGGCAGGGAAGACAGAACTGTTAGAAGTTCAGGATGAGACTTCAGCTGCACTCTCCTCGCTTTGCAACAGTCAAGATAGCTGTCTTGCAGTATTCCCCATTGGCCTAAGAAGCATTCCTCCCACCACCTCATCCTCGTGCAACCTGAAGAGTATGGAGCTCTGCCACACTGGAGCACCTCCACATCCTGAGGGAATCAAAGAGACTGGAGAGGTGGTCCACCCAAAAAGCCAAATTTCATTGGGTGTTAGTATAAAATGTGAGAGTGAGAAGTGGGCACAGCAAAGACCAAGAAAATCCCATTCAG CAGATGCTGTATTAGAAGATAGCCCTCCAACAGAAAGGCAGCCCAAG GACATGAAGGCCGAGAATGGAAATAGTGTTGGGGGAAGAGAGAATGCCTCAGGGACTGAAGTGGACAGTGAGGTCAATGGGCCAGAAGCgtgtggagaagaggaaggtgatGGGGTTGAGGGATTCTTGTCAGAGCCTGACGGTGAGATGGAGCTAGAACCCGCCGCAAGTGAGAGTGAAGATGGGTACAGCCTGCACACGGCGTCCTCATCTCTCCAGCTCCACACAACCGCTGACTCCATCCCCAGCAGCCCTGCCTCGTCGCAGTT TTCTGTGTGCAGCGAGGACCTGGAAGCGCTACAGGCTCACAAGATCTGGAAGAAAGCCATTATGCTGGTGTGGcgtgcagcagccaatcacag GTATGCTAATGTCTTCCTACAACCAGTGACAGATGAAATTGCACCTGGATATCACAGTATAGTGCACAG GCCCATGGACCTGGCCACTATCAAAAAGAACATTGAGACAGGTTTGATTCGTACCACTGCTGAATTCCAGAGGGACatcatgctgatgtttcagAACGCTGTCATGTACAACAGCCTGGATCATGACGTGTACCACATGGCTCTGGAGATGCAGCGTGATGTCCTGGAGCAGATCCAACAGTTTCTAGCTACGCAGCTCATCATGGAGACTTCAGAGTCTGGTATCAGCGCCAAGAGTCTGAGGGGCCGTGAGAGCACACGCAAACAGGACTCTACTGACAAG GACACTGTCTCCATGTCTTCTCCTgccttcctcctttctctcttt GATGGAGGCACCAGGGGGCGCCGTTGTGCCATAGAAGCTGacctgaagatgaagaaatga